The Vibrio gazogenes DNA segment TTGAACGTTTAGCACAGTCTATAGATAATCTGTAGCCAATTTCAAGAACAGAATGTTGAAATCGGAACAGCAGAACATGCATTAAATCACACTATTCAGAGGATGAACCCTACCCAAGTCACTATTAATTATAAAGAATAGGAAAAATAACTAACTCTCTCCTAGACTTACGAAGGCGTCGTTGCGAGGTAATCGTTATGTGGCAAGGTATCATAGAACAACTATCACTTACATTAGGCAAAGAGTTTCAACTTCACGAGAGACAAAAAATTCATGGCGGTGATATCAATGCCTGCTATGTCATCAATGACGGACAAGATAAGTATTTTGTTAAAGTCACGGAGAAAGAAGGACTCTCACAATTAATTTGCGAACAAGATAACCTCAAGGCTCTTGGGCGTAGTCATTGTGTGAATATTCCCAAAGTACGATTGGTCGGCAGTTCTAAAACACATGCTTTTCTGGTGCTGGATTATATTCATTTAAAACCGTTGGAAAGCGGTGAGCGCAGCTACCTTTTCGGTGAACAGCTAGCGCGTCTCCATCAATGGCAAGAACAAAAAGAGTATGGTTTTGATCAAGATAACTATATTGGTGTCACCATCCAGCCCAATTCATGGAGCAAAAAGTGGCACCGTTTTTTTGCCGAACAGCGCATCGGCTGGCAGTTACAACTGCTGTATGAAAAAGGCATCGTAT contains these protein-coding regions:
- a CDS encoding fructosamine kinase family protein → MWQGIIEQLSLTLGKEFQLHERQKIHGGDINACYVINDGQDKYFVKVTEKEGLSQLICEQDNLKALGRSHCVNIPKVRLVGSSKTHAFLVLDYIHLKPLESGERSYLFGEQLARLHQWQEQKEYGFDQDNYIGVTIQPNSWSKKWHRFFAEQRIGWQLQLLYEKGIVFVDIDKFVEIVAQRLGAHQPKPSLLHGDLWHGNVADNGLAPFCFDPASYWGDRECDIAMTELFGGFEPEFYQGYESIFPLELAYQERKHIYNLYHILNHCNCFGGHYLDDAQQSIRYILEES